The Vibrio ishigakensis genome has a window encoding:
- a CDS encoding TonB-dependent receptor domain-containing protein, which yields MKTNTYILIGSTLFSVAATANSEKPDEVMVVTATSYQTQASKAPASVSVITQEDLALMPYNNLADALKTTAGVNIADLGQGRKGIEIRGMDVSQSLILIDGRRATRASAQMGHTNIELQNIPVSDIERIEIIKGPMSALYGSDALGGVVNVITKRASNEWNGSVRAGGSTLIDEDGNTANIEASASGAIIDDKLLMKVTAGQQYQGLVESRNFENETDIAGNRNTFVSAEIKSIISDQQELDFYARYGDSETWYDYVPTSGDGAGQVTRSTNMFETLDYGVTHSGFWGFGDTQLRVYGTRVSQTNEKNIGTPNTANDVDEDVVDGYIQFYAFDAHHITVGGEWSEQRLSSEDLTSGGDEAQQGAVFVQDDIAITEELSLLLGGRYDDHSDFGGHFSPRAYLVYSPTERWTLKGGYGEGFKAPTIKQLSPDYYSTGTGRPFDIRGNENLDPEINRSYEVSADYRGDRWGTTLTLFNNDVENLIDIECVEGCSGRPQPGTTIYEYFNVAEAEIKGLEWSGHFDITSAWFVNMNLTLLDAVDKQTGDKLESKPESQAYVALNWKATDRLTTQVSMRHTGEQTYEDNDLPSYQVYDFAANYKLSSLDLSVGVENIFDTYLADESEFFSYAIQPRQVYLNGTYRF from the coding sequence ATGAAGACAAATACTTATATTCTGATCGGAAGCACACTTTTTTCAGTTGCCGCTACGGCAAATAGTGAAAAACCTGATGAGGTTATGGTGGTAACCGCAACCTCTTATCAGACCCAAGCCTCTAAAGCGCCGGCGAGCGTATCGGTAATTACTCAAGAAGATCTAGCGCTAATGCCATACAACAATTTGGCGGATGCACTAAAGACCACGGCAGGGGTTAACATTGCTGACCTTGGTCAAGGTCGTAAAGGCATAGAGATTCGTGGAATGGACGTATCGCAAAGCCTGATCCTTATTGATGGTCGCCGTGCAACTCGTGCGTCTGCTCAAATGGGGCATACCAACATTGAACTACAGAACATCCCTGTTTCCGACATTGAGCGTATTGAAATTATCAAAGGCCCAATGTCTGCTCTTTACGGCTCTGATGCTCTTGGTGGTGTAGTCAACGTAATTACAAAGCGTGCTTCTAATGAGTGGAATGGTAGCGTTCGTGCTGGTGGTTCGACTCTAATCGATGAAGACGGAAACACTGCCAACATTGAGGCCAGTGCATCTGGCGCCATCATAGACGATAAGCTTCTTATGAAGGTGACAGCAGGCCAGCAATATCAAGGTTTGGTCGAGAGTCGTAACTTTGAAAACGAAACGGATATCGCAGGTAACCGTAATACTTTTGTTAGTGCAGAAATTAAGAGCATTATCTCCGACCAGCAAGAATTAGACTTCTATGCGCGCTACGGTGACAGTGAAACTTGGTATGACTACGTTCCGACAAGCGGCGATGGCGCAGGTCAGGTAACACGCAGTACCAATATGTTTGAAACCCTAGACTACGGTGTCACTCACTCAGGCTTCTGGGGATTTGGTGATACACAACTTCGTGTATACGGAACTCGTGTATCTCAAACCAATGAAAAGAATATCGGTACACCAAATACGGCAAATGATGTTGATGAAGACGTGGTGGATGGATATATACAGTTCTATGCCTTTGACGCCCACCATATCACCGTAGGTGGTGAGTGGAGCGAGCAGCGCCTGTCGAGCGAAGACCTAACTAGTGGTGGTGATGAAGCTCAGCAGGGTGCGGTATTTGTTCAAGATGATATCGCGATCACCGAAGAACTGTCGCTGCTTCTTGGTGGTCGCTATGATGACCATTCTGACTTTGGCGGTCATTTCTCACCACGTGCTTATCTTGTGTATTCTCCAACAGAGCGTTGGACCTTGAAGGGTGGCTACGGCGAAGGCTTTAAAGCGCCAACCATTAAGCAGCTGTCTCCAGATTATTACAGCACAGGTACAGGTCGTCCTTTCGATATCCGCGGTAATGAAAACCTAGACCCAGAGATCAACCGCTCGTATGAGGTATCGGCTGACTATCGTGGTGATCGTTGGGGCACAACGCTGACTCTGTTTAACAATGATGTTGAAAACTTGATTGATATCGAGTGTGTTGAGGGCTGTTCTGGCCGTCCGCAACCAGGCACAACCATCTACGAATATTTCAACGTTGCCGAAGCTGAGATCAAGGGTCTTGAGTGGTCAGGTCATTTCGACATTACCTCAGCCTGGTTTGTGAACATGAACTTAACCTTGCTAGATGCTGTAGACAAGCAAACGGGTGACAAGCTAGAGAGCAAGCCTGAATCACAAGCGTATGTGGCATTGAACTGGAAAGCGACCGATCGTCTAACTACGCAGGTAAGCATGCGCCACACCGGTGAACAGACTTATGAAGACAACGACTTGCCTTCATATCAAGTGTATGACTTTGCCGCAAACTACAAGCTAAGCAGTCTAGACCTTTCTGTAGGGGTAGAGAACATCTTCGATACCTATCTGGCGGATGAGTCTGAGTTCTTTAGCTACGCTATTCAGCCGCGTCAGGTTTATCTAAATGGTACCTACAGGTTCTAA
- a CDS encoding LysR family transcriptional regulator, translated as MRLDDLAIFVEVARASGLRKAAYTLNMQPGTVSKVIKRIESHYQQALFERKGSQWALTSAGEMLFHRAIEMLSIGDKIERELGSPRRPHLRVSGSESLLAHFVPSLMTKLSQQQLTLETKQSEDLAMLTKHEVDLALVTSLQGTHPQDRQVEYQALQEINFVTVASHTHPMLIEHGAHLSIDQVLEYPFVIPSKPIYGKMATNRSLDGWFDEEFNRRIMARVDTTSMLTSLVKSQPLLAYVPDYLAKEHSLQILEVSGCPYTCEQTVWLCRNKHLSAHWMQVFE; from the coding sequence ATGAGATTGGATGATCTGGCTATTTTTGTGGAAGTGGCGCGAGCTTCTGGATTAAGAAAGGCGGCTTATACCTTGAATATGCAACCTGGGACGGTTTCAAAGGTAATAAAGCGTATCGAATCCCATTATCAGCAGGCCCTATTTGAGCGAAAGGGCTCACAGTGGGCTCTAACCTCGGCCGGAGAAATGCTGTTTCATCGCGCGATAGAGATGCTGTCTATCGGCGACAAGATCGAACGTGAGTTGGGGAGCCCTCGTAGACCCCACCTTCGAGTAAGTGGCTCTGAGTCCTTGCTAGCGCATTTTGTTCCAAGCCTGATGACAAAGTTGAGTCAGCAACAACTGACTCTAGAGACGAAGCAGTCGGAAGACCTAGCAATGCTGACAAAGCATGAGGTAGACCTCGCGCTGGTAACCAGCCTGCAGGGAACGCACCCTCAGGATAGGCAAGTTGAGTATCAGGCTTTGCAAGAGATTAATTTTGTGACGGTCGCATCTCATACTCACCCAATGCTAATTGAGCACGGCGCGCATTTATCTATAGACCAAGTGTTGGAATACCCATTTGTTATTCCGTCTAAGCCTATTTACGGAAAGATGGCAACGAATCGAAGTTTGGATGGTTGGTTTGACGAAGAATTTAATCGTCGAATCATGGCAAGGGTGGACACTACTTCCATGTTGACATCTTTGGTTAAGTCCCAGCCTTTGCTAGCCTATGTTCCAGACTATCTAGCGAAAGAGCATAGTTTGCAAATTCTCGAGGTAAGTGGGTGCCCTTATACCTGTGAACAAACCGTATGGTTGTGTCGAAACAAACACCTGTCAGCCCATTGGATGCAGGTGTTTGAATAG
- a CDS encoding NADH:flavin oxidoreductase — protein MASQTASTDGLATTTTIEHYANLANSGAGLVIVEYSYVMPSGKSEPNQLGAHDDKCIPGLQQIARAIHEKGAKAGFQLTHCGGKSQLDVCPDLEAPSGITVPAYDRVLPKPQAMTLDDMYAWRDAFVQGAIRAEKAGFDFVELHCAHGYGLNQVLSPVTNKRTDFYGGNLQDRARLMIEIVQTVKKETKLNIMVRVPGQDLYPDGLSQTDMAEVCRLLVEAGVGIIDVSSGIGGWNRPKDRRGEGYLVSESAYLKKANLGVPIIGVGGIETHGYIEQALQNQWFDLAAVGRAVLQGPQQFQQRVMKEPLPA, from the coding sequence ATGGCCTCACAAACCGCCTCCACCGATGGCTTAGCAACCACGACCACCATTGAGCACTACGCCAATCTAGCAAACTCAGGCGCCGGACTGGTGATAGTCGAATACAGCTATGTGATGCCTTCAGGTAAAAGCGAACCCAATCAGTTAGGGGCTCATGATGACAAGTGTATTCCAGGGCTGCAGCAAATCGCGAGAGCTATCCACGAAAAAGGCGCAAAGGCTGGGTTTCAACTGACACATTGCGGTGGTAAATCTCAATTAGATGTATGCCCGGACCTTGAAGCCCCTTCTGGTATTACGGTTCCTGCCTACGACCGAGTATTACCCAAGCCACAAGCAATGACCTTAGATGATATGTATGCCTGGCGAGATGCCTTTGTTCAAGGTGCTATTCGGGCTGAAAAAGCCGGTTTTGATTTTGTTGAGCTTCATTGCGCTCACGGTTATGGCCTAAATCAAGTGCTATCACCAGTGACCAATAAGCGCACCGACTTCTATGGGGGAAATCTACAAGATCGAGCTCGCCTGATGATTGAGATAGTGCAGACAGTAAAAAAAGAAACGAAACTCAACATTATGGTGCGAGTGCCAGGTCAAGACCTTTATCCTGATGGATTATCTCAAACTGATATGGCTGAGGTATGTCGTCTATTGGTTGAGGCTGGCGTAGGTATCATAGATGTCTCTTCTGGCATAGGAGGATGGAACCGTCCTAAAGATAGGCGCGGTGAAGGCTACCTAGTCTCCGAATCTGCATATCTGAAAAAAGCAAATCTCGGGGTACCTATTATCGGGGTTGGCGGCATAGAAACCCACGGCTACATCGAACAAGCACTGCAAAACCAGTGGTTCGATCTCGCGGCAGTAGGGCGAGCAGTGCTACAAGGTCCGCAGCAATTCCAGCAAAGAGTAATGAAAGAGCCCCTACCCGCATAG
- a CDS encoding membrane dipeptidase, which translates to MKKLVLAVAILASTSAFASIETKDWHDQATPEAQQFVMDNIAIDFYASPFQTGWDKDSDVAKYIDLAHSRGITGASITLAAPHTPNWLAFESEYQKWNHAANSADVKIRIVKKPEDFALAHKNGEYAIMWNAQTTMMLEGDTSKVKAAADMGIKTMQLVYNGKEKTGVGVISSMNGDQSGLTDYGKEVIDEMVKHGITVDLSHTSNQTTKDITDYMKKNHPGVPAIYSHSPVASTYGCEPHETLEQTKARMEKKGLKPGDADYRLAPCYRLISDEQAKTVAEMGGVVSVTGTEFMMDGIWPEDITPKQYAEMIDGAVKVVGVDHVGIATDDMMTVEKVVKFAKKHADKYADNGYMINAFNQGATGCAELSKHLAATVDELWKMGYSNEDLKKIFGGNLTRVYQQTWI; encoded by the coding sequence ATGAAAAAACTTGTCCTAGCTGTAGCAATCTTAGCGTCTACTTCAGCTTTTGCTTCTATTGAAACCAAAGATTGGCATGACCAAGCGACCCCAGAAGCGCAACAGTTTGTTATGGACAACATTGCTATCGATTTTTATGCATCTCCTTTCCAAACGGGTTGGGATAAAGACTCTGACGTAGCCAAATATATCGACCTTGCTCATTCACGCGGTATCACTGGTGCGTCTATTACTCTGGCTGCTCCTCACACTCCAAACTGGCTGGCATTTGAGTCTGAATACCAAAAGTGGAACCATGCTGCCAACTCTGCTGACGTAAAAATCCGTATCGTTAAAAAACCAGAAGACTTCGCGCTTGCCCATAAGAACGGCGAATACGCCATCATGTGGAACGCTCAAACCACCATGATGCTAGAGGGTGACACTAGCAAAGTTAAAGCCGCGGCCGATATGGGTATCAAAACCATGCAGCTTGTTTATAACGGTAAAGAAAAAACCGGTGTAGGCGTTATCTCTAGCATGAATGGCGACCAATCAGGTCTTACCGATTACGGTAAAGAGGTGATCGATGAGATGGTAAAACACGGCATCACTGTAGACCTGTCTCATACCTCTAATCAGACCACCAAAGACATCACTGATTACATGAAGAAGAACCACCCTGGAGTGCCGGCGATTTACTCTCACTCCCCTGTTGCTTCTACTTACGGCTGCGAGCCACACGAGACCCTTGAACAAACCAAGGCTCGTATGGAGAAAAAAGGTCTAAAACCGGGTGATGCAGATTACCGTCTAGCGCCTTGCTACCGTCTGATCTCAGACGAGCAAGCGAAAACTGTGGCAGAAATGGGTGGCGTAGTCTCTGTAACCGGTACCGAGTTTATGATGGACGGCATCTGGCCAGAAGACATTACTCCAAAACAATACGCAGAGATGATTGATGGCGCAGTAAAAGTGGTCGGTGTGGACCATGTGGGTATCGCTACAGACGACATGATGACGGTTGAAAAGGTAGTTAAGTTTGCCAAAAAACACGCCGATAAGTACGCTGACAACGGTTACATGATCAACGCCTTTAACCAAGGTGCAACCGGCTGTGCTGAGCTTTCGAAACACCTAGCAGCTACCGTTGATGAGCTTTGGAAGATGGGTTATTCAAACGAAGACCTTAAAAAAATCTTTGGCGGTAACCTAACTCGCGTATACCAACAAACTTGGATTTAA
- a CDS encoding aldo/keto reductase codes for MSNSNFSAIKQMGYGAMGLEGYYGESDDSAAVDTLVHAIEHGMMIDTADAYGAGHNEDLIKQAIAKTDAKPFIATKFGIVFEEGQTGSQLDTGWGFPLTINGTKEYVARAIDNSLERLGVEQIDLMYAHYLDPNTPLEETVQAMADAVKAGKVKAIGLSNVTAQQVLKANEIHPIAAVQYEYSLFRREAETDILPAINKIGAALVCWSPLGAGFLTGKVQELDKNDFRNNNPKMQGDNFVSNLARLEKIKAIAAEYDISPAQLALAWLVAQGDNIIPIPGSRKTSRIDENLGALDVTLSQETLAKLDEIAPIGAFKGATLV; via the coding sequence ATGTCTAACAGCAACTTTTCAGCAATCAAACAAATGGGTTACGGCGCTATGGGCCTTGAGGGCTACTACGGCGAAAGCGATGACAGTGCTGCGGTTGATACCCTAGTGCACGCTATCGAGCATGGCATGATGATAGATACCGCGGATGCTTATGGTGCAGGTCACAACGAAGACCTTATCAAACAAGCCATCGCAAAAACCGATGCGAAACCATTTATTGCGACAAAGTTCGGCATAGTGTTTGAAGAGGGTCAAACCGGCAGCCAGTTAGATACTGGCTGGGGTTTCCCCCTTACCATCAACGGCACCAAAGAGTACGTTGCACGGGCTATCGATAACAGCCTTGAGCGTTTAGGGGTTGAACAAATCGACCTAATGTACGCTCACTACCTAGATCCAAATACACCTCTGGAAGAAACCGTTCAAGCTATGGCGGATGCAGTAAAAGCAGGCAAGGTAAAAGCCATTGGTCTTTCAAATGTAACTGCACAGCAGGTGCTAAAAGCAAACGAAATCCACCCAATCGCAGCGGTTCAATACGAGTATTCCCTGTTTAGACGTGAAGCGGAAACTGACATCCTTCCTGCAATTAACAAGATTGGTGCAGCGCTAGTTTGTTGGTCACCGCTAGGGGCAGGCTTTTTGACTGGTAAGGTTCAAGAGCTAGATAAAAACGATTTTCGTAACAACAACCCTAAGATGCAGGGTGACAACTTTGTCAGCAACCTTGCACGCCTAGAAAAGATCAAAGCGATTGCGGCCGAATATGACATCTCTCCAGCTCAACTGGCTCTAGCTTGGCTAGTGGCCCAGGGCGATAACATCATCCCAATTCCAGGCAGTCGTAAAACCAGTCGCATCGATGAAAACTTGGGTGCTCTGGATGTAACACTCAGCCAAGAGACGCTAGCTAAGCTCGATGAGATAGCCCCAATCGGTGCCTTCAAAGGGGCAACTTTGGTTTAA
- the cobN gene encoding cobaltochelatase subunit CobN, with protein sequence MRTLIIKAASLVSCFLFLSAAVFAESEKPTTKVAILHTDFVSHSKVERLKQYAEDESVELVGLNSRSFSPAMLDGVDFLVADTPRMPDRQRLEEIVASLPNELEWVMLGGGPPRTSKQVNPRLNGMLMGYYLNRTTNNYRQFFRLIDAHAKSESIAGFPAAERIPTFGIYANEKTVSSLDAYLEQNQALASLPKVGFVISRNQIINQEFEMLNDLTDQAVANGIAPVIYYIDDRHGLEWPWKEEAPAVIVNMTHLQQGEKRKAEMERIDRPVIQTVHYRDGSIDDWRESEVGIDQRSASVLLSTTETWGLTDPLVISAELEGEKVFIPEQLDLLFGRAHAYHQLQTKDNADKSVAVMFWNAPAGAENISASNLNIPLSLQSIGQGLSEEGYSVPEFSEQQMIADAKKLLSGYYQPEQLKALYDEGYAVALPLRSYFIWYRNLPRETRQFIDDWWGHPMKYDGLVDIDGQPAFVFPLLKRGNLWLLPQPPRSGKVGHAIHSTIEPPSHLYLAAYLWLQRENNKGDLDALVHLGTHGSQEWTPGKARGLSKDDFPFLTLGDMPVLYPYIQDNIAEAIQAKRRGRATIISHQTPTFGPAGLYGEYVELNGLLGDYQNALPGSVRDELKASLIKKMNELNVIQDLGLSMDDLDNHFDSVVVELEEHIDRLASSSVPLGLHVFGQPKTHSELLYTVLQQQGDELIAKFESDPKAYWKRFEGDFELLEQTAPMQWLEGVIEGNKETNPELMPFAEQSLAAYQKLANSGEMQALISGLNGGFIEAGSGGDPLRNPSTTSGTNLFGFDPAKVPSKQAYTAAEKELQNLLDAHLKENGHYPEKIAFSLWAGETQRHFGMLEAQVLRALGLEPVWDRGGNLVRLNIIPQQELGRPRIDVVIQATSVYRDQFDSFMLKLSAAIEELSSLDDGNTIAENSKALSEQLRELGYDNEQASMLSALRIFSNEPGDYGSGVNDLAIQSQDWEGDDALGEQFTTRLQYAYGTQVWGEKLGDTNLLESQLSKVDAAVMTRTSRLHGLLSTDHPFEYLGGLASAVRNASGKDPSLYVNDLRQSEGRTVTAGKFISEELNSRYLNPTWIKAMQGEGYAGALNMLDITNNLFGWQVTAPETVSDHQWESLSEVYIDDKHNLDINEWFERHQPAAQMQIIERMLEAVRKGHWQADEERMKSLIERHQELEAMVEYHQTHAVTQEFIDQAAIGFGLSGDAGQASSSPMISGQVMKEIPAFEPPSLQDKQMFMLIAFVLLTISFGALKQHLIYRKV encoded by the coding sequence ATGCGTACGCTAATAATCAAAGCAGCTAGCCTAGTTAGCTGCTTTTTGTTCTTGAGTGCTGCCGTTTTCGCTGAGTCAGAAAAACCAACCACTAAGGTTGCTATTCTTCATACCGATTTTGTTTCTCACTCAAAGGTAGAGAGATTAAAACAGTATGCAGAAGATGAATCAGTCGAACTGGTTGGGCTGAACTCTAGAAGCTTCTCACCTGCAATGCTGGACGGGGTGGACTTTTTAGTGGCGGATACCCCTCGTATGCCCGATAGACAAAGGCTCGAAGAGATCGTTGCTTCACTGCCGAATGAGCTCGAATGGGTAATGCTAGGAGGCGGTCCACCAAGGACATCCAAACAGGTAAATCCGCGCCTAAATGGTATGTTAATGGGGTACTACCTAAACAGAACCACCAATAATTACCGTCAGTTTTTTAGGCTTATCGATGCGCATGCTAAGTCTGAGAGTATCGCGGGTTTCCCTGCTGCAGAGCGGATCCCAACATTTGGAATTTATGCCAATGAGAAGACAGTAAGTTCTCTAGATGCCTATCTAGAACAGAATCAAGCGTTGGCATCGCTGCCCAAGGTCGGCTTTGTTATCAGCCGCAACCAGATCATCAACCAAGAATTTGAGATGTTGAATGATCTTACTGACCAAGCCGTTGCCAACGGCATAGCTCCGGTGATTTATTACATTGATGACCGACACGGACTTGAGTGGCCGTGGAAAGAAGAAGCTCCTGCCGTCATCGTTAACATGACTCACCTTCAGCAAGGCGAAAAGCGCAAAGCTGAAATGGAGCGTATCGACCGGCCTGTTATCCAAACTGTACATTATCGCGATGGCTCGATAGATGACTGGCGAGAAAGTGAGGTTGGGATTGATCAGCGCAGCGCTTCAGTGCTTTTGTCTACCACAGAGACTTGGGGTCTAACCGACCCGCTGGTTATTTCTGCCGAGCTTGAGGGTGAAAAGGTCTTTATTCCTGAACAGTTGGATCTGCTGTTCGGTCGTGCTCATGCCTATCATCAACTGCAAACTAAAGACAACGCGGACAAATCGGTAGCGGTAATGTTTTGGAATGCACCGGCGGGAGCGGAGAACATTTCAGCGTCAAATCTGAATATTCCGCTTAGTCTTCAAAGCATAGGTCAGGGCTTATCTGAAGAGGGGTACTCTGTTCCTGAGTTTTCAGAACAGCAGATGATCGCTGATGCTAAAAAGTTGCTCTCGGGTTACTACCAGCCAGAGCAATTAAAAGCGCTTTATGACGAGGGCTATGCGGTCGCACTTCCTTTAAGAAGCTACTTCATTTGGTATCGAAACTTGCCTCGCGAGACACGTCAGTTTATCGACGATTGGTGGGGTCATCCGATGAAGTATGACGGTTTAGTGGATATCGATGGTCAACCAGCGTTTGTGTTCCCTCTACTTAAACGCGGTAACCTGTGGCTACTTCCACAACCTCCGCGCTCTGGCAAGGTTGGGCATGCGATACATTCTACTATAGAACCACCTAGTCACCTCTATCTGGCTGCTTATCTTTGGCTACAAAGAGAGAATAACAAGGGTGATTTAGATGCATTAGTGCATCTGGGTACACACGGTTCTCAAGAGTGGACGCCCGGCAAGGCTAGAGGTCTATCTAAGGATGACTTTCCGTTTCTGACCCTAGGTGATATGCCGGTTCTTTATCCTTATATTCAAGACAATATTGCCGAGGCGATACAGGCTAAACGTCGCGGGCGAGCGACCATTATTAGCCACCAAACACCTACCTTTGGTCCTGCTGGCCTCTATGGTGAGTACGTTGAACTCAATGGCCTGCTCGGTGACTACCAAAACGCACTGCCGGGTTCAGTACGTGATGAACTCAAGGCTTCGCTGATTAAAAAGATGAATGAGCTAAACGTTATCCAAGACTTAGGTCTGTCTATGGATGATCTAGACAACCACTTTGATTCTGTTGTGGTGGAACTTGAAGAGCATATCGATCGCTTGGCTTCTTCGTCTGTGCCTTTGGGGCTGCACGTATTTGGTCAGCCCAAAACTCACAGTGAGCTTCTGTATACCGTGTTGCAACAGCAAGGTGACGAACTGATAGCGAAGTTTGAGAGCGATCCAAAAGCATATTGGAAGCGTTTTGAAGGAGACTTTGAGCTTCTAGAGCAGACTGCCCCAATGCAGTGGCTTGAGGGTGTGATTGAGGGTAACAAGGAAACCAATCCAGAATTGATGCCTTTTGCCGAACAATCTTTAGCGGCATACCAGAAGCTAGCAAACAGTGGTGAGATGCAAGCGCTAATCTCTGGACTAAACGGTGGCTTTATCGAAGCGGGCAGTGGCGGTGATCCTCTTAGAAATCCGTCTACGACTAGTGGCACAAACCTATTCGGTTTTGATCCCGCCAAGGTGCCGAGCAAGCAAGCCTATACAGCGGCTGAGAAAGAACTGCAAAACCTGCTTGATGCGCATCTAAAAGAGAATGGGCATTACCCAGAAAAGATAGCATTTTCATTGTGGGCCGGGGAGACACAGAGACACTTCGGCATGCTGGAAGCACAAGTTCTGCGAGCACTCGGACTTGAGCCGGTTTGGGACCGAGGCGGAAATCTAGTAAGGCTTAACATCATTCCTCAGCAGGAACTTGGCAGACCAAGGATCGATGTTGTTATCCAAGCGACCTCAGTGTATCGCGATCAGTTTGATAGCTTTATGTTGAAGCTAAGCGCCGCTATTGAAGAGCTGTCTAGCCTCGATGATGGCAACACTATCGCTGAAAATAGCAAGGCGCTGAGTGAGCAGTTAAGGGAGCTTGGCTATGACAATGAACAAGCCTCTATGCTATCCGCGCTGCGAATCTTTAGTAACGAGCCTGGTGACTACGGAAGTGGTGTTAACGATCTGGCCATACAATCTCAAGATTGGGAGGGAGATGATGCCCTAGGTGAGCAATTTACTACTAGGCTTCAGTACGCCTATGGCACTCAGGTTTGGGGTGAGAAACTGGGCGATACCAATCTGTTAGAATCTCAACTCAGTAAAGTGGATGCGGCTGTGATGACCAGAACCAGTCGTCTGCATGGCCTGCTCTCAACAGATCATCCGTTTGAGTATCTTGGTGGATTGGCTTCAGCGGTTCGCAATGCCAGTGGTAAGGACCCGTCTCTTTATGTGAATGACCTTAGGCAGAGTGAAGGGCGCACCGTAACCGCAGGCAAGTTTATCTCTGAAGAGCTCAATTCTAGATATCTCAATCCTACTTGGATCAAAGCCATGCAAGGGGAGGGGTATGCCGGGGCGCTTAATATGTTGGATATCACTAATAACCTGTTTGGTTGGCAGGTAACCGCACCAGAAACGGTTAGCGATCATCAATGGGAAAGCCTCAGTGAGGTGTATATCGATGATAAGCACAATCTCGACATCAATGAATGGTTTGAAAGGCATCAGCCTGCCGCGCAGATGCAGATCATAGAACGGATGCTAGAGGCTGTGAGAAAGGGACATTGGCAAGCCGATGAAGAAAGGATGAAGTCTCTTATTGAGCGTCATCAAGAGCTAGAAGCTATGGTGGAATACCACCAAACCCATGCGGTAACTCAAGAGTTCATAGACCAAGCAGCTATTGGATTTGGCCTAAGTGGCGATGCCGGACAGGCTTCGAGCTCACCTATGATTTCAGGGCAGGTAATGAAAGAGATCCCCGCCTTTGAACCCCCATCTTTGCAGGATAAGCAGATGTTTATGCTTATCGCCTTTGTATTACTCACTATTAGTTTTGGTGCATTAAAACAGCACCTAATTTATCGAAAAGTATAG